The proteins below are encoded in one region of Cololabis saira isolate AMF1-May2022 chromosome 13, fColSai1.1, whole genome shotgun sequence:
- the LOC133457736 gene encoding activating transcription factor 7-interacting protein 1-like gives MHKTVKNSETRMQGLVETVHGINLEERCEKSIQKLQVRINLVSRRTEKALSCLKKMEEKATPQNELKKICKDEALTVAITDISHEETPPILTPCGSPECTKNNTRNHQDQEPSPRIHHEHEEKDQAESWITYPPLPATTSPSVLSSTAVLYSIPQKLEVNLALINPTQLSVLWDVVEKDPFAPPMESYTIFLAMEKVKGSDVFSDWHTYKKVEALALPMRALIKKYKKRGHRVCAAVLGKDIFGRYGPYSDVVTATMPE, from the exons ATGCACAAAACTGTGAAAAACAGCGAGACCCGAATGCAGGGTTTAGTGGAAACCGTTCACGGGATTAATCTGGAAGAAAGATGTGAAAAATCCATCCAAAAGCTCCAG GTTCGAATTAACTTGGTCTCTCGGAGAACAGAGAAAGCACTttcgtgtttaaaaaaaatggaagaaaag GCAACCCCACAAAATGAGCTGAAAAAGATCTGCAAAGATGAAG CTTTGACAGTTGCCATCACTGATATAAGTCACGAGGAGACTCCACCAATACTGACTCCATGTGGTTCTCCCGAGTGCACG AAGAACAATACCAGAAATCATCAGGACCAAGAGCCCAGCCCCAGAATCCATCATGAACATGAAGAAAAAGACCAAGCAGAG aGTTGGATAACCTATCCTCCTCTTCCCGCCACAACCTCGCCTTCTGTCCTGAGCAGCACTGCAGTCTTGTACAGCATCCCTCAAAAGCTGGAGGTGAACCTGGCCCTCATCAACCCCACTCAACTCTCCGTGCTCTGGGACGTCGTGGAGAAAGACCCTTTCGCGCCCCCCATGGAAAGCTACAC AATCTTCCTGGCGATGGAAAAGGTCAAAGGGAGCGACGTCTTCTCAGACTGGCATACGTACAAAAAGGTGGAAGCGCTGGCTCTGCCCATGCGTGCACTTATCAAAAAGTACAAGAAGCGGGGCCACAGGGTGTGTGCCGCGGTTCTTGGAAAAGACATATTTGGACGGTACGGACCTTACAGTGATGTCGTAACTGCAACCATGCCGGAGTAG